The following coding sequences lie in one Pempheris klunzingeri isolate RE-2024b chromosome 13, fPemKlu1.hap1, whole genome shotgun sequence genomic window:
- the atg9a gene encoding autophagy-related protein 9A codes for MAHFDTEYQRLEASYSDSPPGEENLLMHVPEGAKSQWHHIENLDLFFQRVYNLHQKNGFTCMLLGEIFELVQLLFVVGFTVFLANCVDYDILFANKFVNHTDSSKVTLPDAFLPVDVCSARIRDNAFVIFVLIISGVFWLHRLVKFIYNVCCYWEIRSFYINALKMSMSELPYATWQEVQARIVEIQKEHQICIHKKELTELDIYHRILRFKNYMVAMVNKSLLPVRFRPPILGECVFYTRGLKYNFELIFFWGPGSLFENEWSLKPEYKRGGNRLELADRLASRILWIGIANLLLCPVILVWQILYAFFSYTEVIKREPGSLGARCWSLYGRCYLRHFNELDHELMSRLSKGYKAASKYMNCFLSPLLTVVAKNVAFFAGSLLAVLIALTIYDEDVLAVEHVLSSITLLGVCITVCRSFIPDKHMVFCPEQLLRVILAHIHYMPDHWQGNAHRYETRDQFSQLFQYKAAFILEELLSPVVTPIILIFCLRRKSLEIIDFFRNFTVEVVGVGDTCSFAQMDIRQHGHPAWMSEGKTEASIYQQAEDGKTELSLMHFAITNPQWQPPQETTHFISQLKERVHREATGAPSDTHPLSLSESEPRSLIANLLAGPSTLTSIHFGRDSSLTNHAAAGISDGASALRSLSPVSSSVHLRGSLSAAHRAAGHTSTMSKAMAGSGTDARTVSSGSSAWEGQLTSLVLSEYASTEMSIHALYMHELHKQQSRGELSRHTWHRQESDESSDSVPDEVRSEPNPHSRNFPRSHTFPTTVPSPSTIPTSATSSTTLGQEGASSQSGSQRRYSGPAADSFGAGGKVVRSARVPMGGWAEEGQAATRHHEPLPEESSEDEMPPHIHKVT; via the exons ATGGCGCACTTTGACACAGAGTACCAGCGCCTGGAGGCGTCCTACAGCGACTCTCCCCCTGGAGAGGAGAACCTGCTGATGCATGTGCCTGAAGGAGCCAAAT CCCAGTGGCACCACATAGAAAACCTGGACCTGTTTTTTCAGAGA GTCTATAATCTGCACCAGAAGAATGGATTCACCTGTATGCTGCTGGGAGAGATCTTTGAGCTGGT CCAGTTACTGTTTGTGGTTGGCTTCACAGTGTTCCTAGCTAACTGTGTGGACTATGACATACTGTTTGCCAACAAGTTTGTCAATCACACCGATTCATCTAAAGTCACCTTGCCTGATGCCTTCCTCCCAGTGGATGTCTGCAGCGCCCG AATCCGGGACAATGCGTTTGTGATCTTTGTGCTGATCATCTCTGGAGTGTTTTGGCTACATCGCTTGGTCAAATTCATCTACAACGTCTGCTGCTACTGGGAGATCAGATCCTTCTACATCAACGCACTCAAGATGAGCATG tcAGAACTCCCCTATGCAACATGGCAGGAGGTTCAGGCCAGGATAGTGGAGATCCAGAAGGAACACCAGATCTGCATCCATAAAAAAGAACTGACAGAGCTTGATATTTACCACCGCATCCTCCGCTTTAAGAACTACATG gttgccatggtgaatAAATCACTCCTTCCTGTGCGATTTCGACCTCCTATACTAGGGGAGTGTGTGTTCTACACCCGGGGCCTCAAATACAACTTTGAGCTCATCTTCTTTTGGGGGCCAG GCTCTCTGTTTGAGAATGAGTGGAGCCTGAAACCAGAGTACAAACGAGGAGGTAACAGGCTTGAGCTGGCAGACAGACTAGCTTCCCGTATTCTGTGGATTGGGATTGCGAACCTGCTGCTGTGTCCAGTCATTCTGGTGTGGCAGATTCTCTACGCCTTCTTCAGTTACACAGAG GTGATCAAGCGAGAGCCTGGTTCTCTGGGAGCGAGATGCTGGTCTCTCTATGGTCGATGTTACCTGCGTCACTTCAACGAGTTGGACCACGAGCTCATGTCACGCCTCAGCAAAGGCTACAAG GCTGCATCCAAGTATATGAACTGTTTCCTGTCACCGCTGCTGACGGTGGTAGCTAAAAATGTTGCGTTTTTTGCTGGTTCCCTTCTGGCTGTCCTCATCGCCCTGACTATCTATGATGAGGATGTTCTTGCAGTGGAACATGTTCTCTCATCGATCACACTGCTTGGAGTGTGTATCACAGTCTGCAG ATCATTTATTCCTGATAAGCACATGGTGTTTTGTCCTGAGCAGCTGTTGCGGGTTATTCTGGCTCATATCCATTACATGCCTGACCACTGGCAGGGCAATGCACATAGATATGAGACCCGTGACCAGTTCTCCCAGCTCTTCCAGTACAAAGCA GCGTTTATTCTAGAGGAGCTGCTAAGTCCAGTGGTGACTCCCATCATCCTGATCTTCTGTCTAAGGAGGAAGTCTCTAGAGATCATTGATTTCTTCAGGAACTTCACCGTGGAGGTGGTCGGGGTAGGAGACACTTGCTCCTTTGCCCAGATGGACATCAGGCAGCATGGACACCCTGCG TGGATGTCAGAGGGGAAGACAGAGGCGTCCATCTACCAACAGGCAGAAGATGGAAAGACAGAGTTATCTCTGATGCACTTTGCCATTACCAACCCCCAGTGGCAGCCTCCTCAGGAGACCACACACTTTATCAGCCAGCTGAAAGAACGCGTTCACAGGGAGGCCACAGGGGCTCCTTCAGACACACATCCACTCTCACTGTCTGAATCTGAG CCAAGGAGCCTTATTGCAAACCTTTTGGCAGGTCCATCTACACTGACCTCCATTCATTTCGGAAGGGACAGCTCTTTGACCAATCACGCAGCAGCTGGCATAAGCGACGGAGCATCTGCCTTACGCTCCCTTTCcccagtcagcagcagtgttCATCTGAGAGGCAGTTTGAGTGCAGCTCACAGGGCAGCTGGTCACACTTCAACCATGAGTAAAGCAATGGCAGGATCTGG GACTGATGCCAGAACTGTGAGCTCAGGCAGCAGTGCATGGGAGGGTCAGCTCACCAGTTTGGTCCTGTCAGAGTATGCCTCCACTGAGATGAGCATCCATGCACTTTACATGCATGAG CTACACAAGCAGCAGTCCCGTGGTGAGCTGTCTCGTCACACGTGGCACAGGCAGGAGAGTGACGAGAGCAGTGACAGCGTCCCCGACGAAGTGAGGAGCGAGCCCAACCCTCATTCCAGAAATTTCCCTCGTTCACATACTTTCCCCACCACAGTTCCCAGTCCCAGTACCATTCCCACTTCAGCCACCAGTAGTACCACTCTGGGCCAGGAGGGGGCTTCATCACAGAGTGGCAGCCAGAGGCGCTACAGTGGACCTGCCGCTG ATTCTTTTGGTGCAGGAGGGAAGGTGGTGAGGTCGGCCCGAGTGCCCATGGGAGGGTGGGCAGAAGAGGGTCAGGCAGCAACACGACACCACGAGCCACTACCAGAGGAGAGCTCAGAGGATGAAATGCCTCCTCACATACACAAG GTTACATAA
- the c13h21orf58 gene encoding uncharacterized protein C21orf58 homolog produces MPRFQRLGTEKHNMDDRAESAQSARSYDGQLDQLHHALRRKQDLLQRLREQHMLEDLNRPHTWGGSQRQYESHFFAAPQPPPPLPLYQPPPVLPSLPPPPPAPPQPPHIIQQTLPLQPATIIQQLPPQQPLITQIPPPPPHPAPRSGSIKEDMVELMLMQNAQMHQIMMHNMMLKAMPPVALSPPGPPSMYLGQEDLTSVRTDVKPRGSAVHHHHHYGPTPAAPQLPPINYPTWLPRVSSAPAGGHLPTMHHVTAPFTLPPLNT; encoded by the exons ATGCCACGATTTCag AGACTGGGAACTGAAAAGCACAATATGGACGACAGAGCAGAGTCTGCCCAGTCTGCAA GGAGTTATGATGGCCAGCTGGATCAACTGCATCATGCACTGAGGCGAAAGCAGGACCTACTGCAAAGACTCAGG GAGCAGCACATGTTAGAGGACCTAAACCGACCTCACACCTGGGGAGGGTCACAAAGACAATACGAGTCACACTTCTTCGCTGCCCCTCAGCCGCCTCCGCCACTTCCGCTCTACCAGCCGCCGCCTGTTCTGCCCTCCCTgccccctccacctcctgcccCGCCACAGCCTCCACACATCATCCAACAGACT CTACCCCTGCAGCCTGCCACCATCATACAACAGCTGCCACCTCAGCAGCCCCTGATCACACAGATTCCCCCACCTCCGCCCCACCCAGCGCCACGCTCAGGCAGCATCAAAGAGG acatGGTGGAATTGATGCTGATGCAAAATGCCCAGATGCACCAAATCATGATGCACAATATGATGCTGAAAGCCATGCCGCCTGTGGCTCTGTCCCCACCTGGACCTCCATCTATGTATCTggggcag GAAGACCTCACGTCTGTCAGGACAGATGTCAAACCGAGGGGAAGTGctgtccatcatcatcatcactatggTCCTACCCCAGCAGCACCACAGCTGCCCCCCATCAACTACCCTACATGGCTACCTAGGGTGTCATCTGCCCCAGCAGGAGGACATCTACCCACCATGCACCATGTAACAGCACCTTTTACACTTCCACCACTCAATACGTAA